In Vibrio crassostreae, the following are encoded in one genomic region:
- a CDS encoding recombinase family protein → MKIGYARVSTQDQTLDVQLEQLKRIGCDKIYQEQASGKSSDREQLNLLLDFAREGDVIHVTKVDRIARNTIDALQIADQLAQKKAGLVFHDLGDLDINSDVGRVIYTTISAFAEMERKRILQRCNEGRERARSEGRHLGRFPNKTLHTRIQELAGQGMNKHAISKELECSRTTVYKVLGKNISL, encoded by the coding sequence ATGAAAATTGGTTATGCTCGTGTTAGCACCCAAGACCAAACGCTCGATGTTCAACTTGAACAGCTTAAACGTATTGGTTGTGACAAAATTTACCAAGAGCAAGCGAGCGGTAAATCCTCTGATAGAGAGCAGCTTAACCTGTTGCTGGATTTTGCAAGGGAGGGAGATGTTATTCATGTTACCAAAGTCGACCGCATTGCTCGAAATACCATTGATGCTTTGCAAATTGCCGATCAGCTAGCGCAAAAGAAAGCGGGTTTGGTGTTTCATGATTTGGGGGATTTAGATATCAATAGCGATGTAGGTAGAGTCATTTATACGACCATATCGGCGTTTGCTGAAATGGAAAGAAAACGAATATTACAGCGTTGTAATGAAGGCAGAGAGCGTGCTCGCTCTGAGGGGAGGCATCTTGGCCGATTTCCTAATAAGACGCTTCATACACGTATTCAAGAGCTTGCAGGCCAAGGAATGAACAAGCATGCGATCAGTAAAGAGTTAGAGTGCAGTAGGACTACGGTCTATAAGGTTCTAGGAAAAAATATCTCTCTTTAG
- a CDS encoding class I SAM-dependent methyltransferase, with protein sequence MNQEASIAGQAVYSKKVLSIYDFWVLGVSNNYFWKCPTRLISEQFSMLVSSNHLDVGVGSGYYLKNYLPQTTKRIALLDLNENSLDTTSKAISHFQPEVYCGDVLEPLELSIEKFDSISVNYLLHCLPGNLIGKGIMFKHLKSHMNEGGVLFGSTILGKGTKLNFFAKKLMGVYNKKGIFSNNNDDLDSLVTSLNEHFTDVKVEVIGCVALFSGKKI encoded by the coding sequence ATGAATCAAGAAGCCTCAATTGCTGGACAAGCGGTTTACTCGAAGAAAGTACTATCAATATACGATTTCTGGGTTTTAGGAGTATCAAATAACTATTTTTGGAAATGCCCAACTAGACTTATTAGTGAGCAATTTTCAATGTTAGTTTCATCTAATCACTTAGATGTTGGCGTTGGCTCAGGTTATTACCTTAAGAATTACCTACCACAAACAACAAAACGTATCGCTTTGCTAGATTTGAATGAAAATAGTCTTGATACAACCTCAAAAGCAATTAGTCATTTTCAACCTGAAGTTTACTGTGGGGATGTACTTGAGCCTCTTGAATTAAGTATCGAAAAATTTGACTCAATTAGTGTTAATTATTTGCTTCATTGTTTGCCTGGAAATTTAATTGGTAAAGGCATTATGTTTAAGCATTTAAAAAGCCATATGAACGAAGGTGGGGTTTTGTTTGGTAGTACAATTTTAGGTAAGGGTACGAAACTGAACTTTTTCGCTAAAAAATTGATGGGTGTTTACAATAAGAAAGGCATATTTAGTAATAACAACGATGATTTAGACTCATTGGTGACATCGTTAAATGAACACTTTACTGATGTAAAAGTGGAAGTTATAGGGTGTGTTGCATTGTTCTCAGGTAAAAAAATATAA